From Rhodovastum atsumiense, a single genomic window includes:
- a CDS encoding inositol-3-phosphate synthase, protein MAEIRVAIVGVGNCASSLVQGRHFYRDASAAEPVPGLMHVDLGGYHVRDIAFVAAFDVALGKVGRDLSEAVLAAPNNTRNFAPPPASGVTVRRGPTLDGLGRYLEGVVAEAPEQPVDVARGLREARAEVVVSYLPVGSEHATRFYAEQALAAGCAFVNCIPVFIASDPAWRRRFAARGLPLIGDDIKSQLGATILHRALVALFRERGLRLDRTYQLNFGGNTDFLNMLERERLESKKLSKTRAVTSQIGAELPAGAVHVGPSDHVPWLDDRKWAYIRLEGTAFGNVPIACEMKLEVWDSPNSAGVVIDAVRCARLALDRGIGGALTGPAAWFMKSPPQQMPDEEARLRTEAFIRGECPSPSI, encoded by the coding sequence TTGGCAGAGATACGGGTGGCGATCGTCGGCGTCGGCAACTGTGCTTCTTCGCTGGTGCAGGGGCGGCATTTCTATCGCGATGCATCCGCAGCCGAGCCGGTGCCGGGCCTCATGCATGTCGACCTTGGCGGCTATCATGTCCGCGACATCGCTTTCGTCGCCGCCTTCGATGTCGCCCTCGGCAAGGTTGGTCGTGATCTCTCGGAAGCGGTCCTCGCGGCCCCCAACAACACGAGAAACTTCGCCCCGCCGCCTGCCAGCGGCGTCACTGTCCGCCGCGGCCCCACGCTCGATGGCCTGGGCCGCTATCTCGAAGGTGTCGTCGCCGAGGCGCCGGAGCAACCGGTCGATGTCGCCCGGGGGCTGCGCGAGGCGAGGGCGGAGGTGGTGGTATCCTACCTTCCGGTTGGCTCGGAGCATGCCACGCGCTTCTATGCCGAACAGGCGCTGGCCGCGGGCTGTGCCTTCGTCAATTGCATTCCCGTCTTCATCGCCTCCGATCCGGCGTGGCGCCGGCGCTTCGCTGCGCGCGGCCTGCCGCTGATCGGCGACGACATCAAAAGCCAGCTCGGTGCCACCATCCTGCATCGCGCGCTCGTGGCCTTGTTCCGCGAGCGCGGCTTGCGCCTTGACCGTACCTACCAGCTCAATTTCGGCGGCAACACCGACTTCCTCAACATGCTGGAGCGCGAGCGGCTGGAATCGAAGAAGCTCTCCAAGACCCGGGCGGTCACCAGCCAGATCGGCGCCGAACTGCCGGCAGGGGCGGTGCATGTCGGCCCCTCCGACCACGTGCCCTGGCTCGATGACCGCAAATGGGCCTATATCCGCCTGGAAGGCACGGCCTTCGGCAATGTGCCGATTGCCTGTGAGATGAAACTGGAAGTTTGGGATTCGCCCAATTCCGCCGGAGTGGTCATCGATGCCGTGCGCTGCGCCAGGCTCGCGCTCGACCGCGGAATTGGCGGCGCGCTCACCGGTCCCGCGGCGTGGTTCATGAAAAGCCCTCCACAGCAAATGCCAGATGAGGAGGCCCGGCTGCGCACGGAAGCCTTCATCCGCGGCGAATGCCCGTCACCTTCCATCTGA
- a CDS encoding 2-oxoacid:ferredoxin oxidoreductase subunit beta: MTYLPKPRLHHPELAVNELGLTRRDYEGSISTLCAGCGHDSISAAIVRACFELSLPPHRIAKLSGIGCSSKTPTYFLGNSHGFNSVHGRMPSVLTGAYLANRDLIYLGVSGDGDSASIGLGQFAHAMRRGIDMVYIVENNGVYGLTKGQFSATADKGARNKRGVANLDEPIDLVGMALHLGATFVARSFSGDKAQLVPLIKAALTHKGAAFIDCISPCVAFNNHDGSTKSFDHVRAHNAAVNRLDVIIGQPEITVDYAPGTVEIVRQHDGSILKLRKLADEYDVTDRIAAMDFITRHHARGEIVTGLLYVDPDAPDLHSYLKTATKPLNAMDENELCPGAGALEALNATLR; the protein is encoded by the coding sequence ATGACCTACCTGCCCAAGCCCCGGCTGCATCATCCCGAACTCGCGGTGAACGAGCTCGGGCTCACCCGCCGCGACTACGAGGGATCGATCTCCACCCTCTGTGCCGGCTGCGGCCACGATTCCATCAGTGCCGCGATCGTGCGCGCCTGCTTCGAGCTGTCACTGCCGCCGCACCGTATCGCCAAGCTTTCCGGCATCGGCTGCTCGTCCAAGACGCCAACCTACTTCCTTGGCAACAGCCATGGCTTCAACTCCGTGCATGGCCGCATGCCGAGCGTGCTGACCGGCGCCTATCTGGCCAATCGCGACCTGATCTATCTCGGCGTTTCCGGCGATGGCGATTCCGCCTCGATCGGGCTCGGCCAGTTCGCCCACGCCATGCGCCGCGGCATCGATATGGTCTACATCGTCGAGAACAACGGCGTGTACGGCCTCACCAAGGGGCAGTTCTCCGCGACCGCCGACAAAGGGGCCCGCAACAAGCGCGGCGTCGCCAACCTCGACGAGCCGATCGACCTCGTCGGCATGGCACTGCATCTCGGCGCCACCTTCGTCGCCCGCAGCTTCTCCGGCGACAAGGCCCAGCTCGTGCCGCTGATCAAGGCCGCGCTGACGCACAAGGGGGCCGCCTTCATCGACTGCATCAGCCCCTGCGTGGCCTTCAACAACCATGACGGCTCGACCAAGAGCTTCGACCACGTGCGCGCACACAACGCCGCGGTGAACCGGCTCGACGTCATCATCGGCCAGCCCGAGATCACCGTGGACTACGCACCGGGCACGGTGGAAATCGTGCGGCAGCATGACGGATCCATCCTGAAGCTGCGCAAGCTCGCCGACGAATACGACGTCACCGACCGCATCGCCGCCATGGATTTCATTACCCGCCACCACGCCCGGGGCGAGATCGTCACCGGCCTGCTCTATGTCGATCCCGATGCGCCCGATCTGCACAGCTACCTGAAGACCGCCACGAAGCCACTGAACGCGATGGATGAAAATGAGCTTTGTCCGGGGGCGGGCGCGCTGGAGGCGCTGAACGCGACCTTGCGCTAG
- a CDS encoding 2-oxoacid:acceptor oxidoreductase subunit alpha: MKPIERVNDFVIRFANVNGSGSASANALFARAIMRMGVPATPRNIFPSNIQGLPTWYEVRVSEAGWLGARDGVDLMVAMNPQTWERDVQSILPGGYLFYDSTKPLPATRFRPDITVLGVPLTAMCNAEYSDPRQRQLFRNIIYVGALSVLLEIDPEAVAQLLSEQFHAKEKLVAPNLHAFELGRRWAQENLPCPIGLRVRRAGTVGDRIFIDGNTAAGLGAVYGGATVCAWYPITPSTSLAEAFIRYCNRFRIDPATGEKRFGILQAEDELASIGMVIGAAWNGARAFTATSGPGVSLMQEFLGLAYFAEIPAVIFDVQRAGPSTGMPTRTQQCDLLSAAYASHGDTKHVLLLPEDPHECFEMAAQAFDLADRLQTPVFVMLDLDIGMNERLCRPFAWDDAKRMDRGKVMTAAELEAGRDFGRYLDVDGDGIPYRTYPGTHPSRGGFFTRGTSRDEYARYTEDGAPYLRNMERLLRKFATARKLVPAPVRNDAATPARLGAICYGSTGPAMDEAAALLAAEGVALDRMRIRAFPFHDDVAAFIAAHERVFVIEQNRDGQLRSMLVNELEIDPKKLVRVLHYDGTPITARHIAGPIAELAAEMRIVPLRRPVPAAE, from the coding sequence ATGAAACCGATCGAGCGCGTCAACGACTTCGTCATCCGCTTCGCCAATGTCAACGGCTCGGGCTCGGCGAGCGCCAACGCGTTGTTCGCGCGCGCCATCATGCGCATGGGCGTGCCGGCGACGCCGCGCAACATCTTCCCGAGCAACATCCAGGGCCTGCCCACCTGGTACGAGGTGCGCGTCTCGGAAGCCGGCTGGCTCGGCGCCCGCGACGGCGTCGACCTGATGGTGGCGATGAACCCGCAGACCTGGGAGCGGGACGTGCAGTCCATCCTCCCCGGGGGATACCTGTTCTACGACAGCACGAAGCCGCTGCCGGCCACGCGGTTCCGTCCGGACATCACCGTGCTCGGCGTGCCGCTGACGGCGATGTGCAACGCCGAGTATTCCGATCCCCGCCAGCGCCAGCTCTTCCGCAACATCATCTATGTTGGCGCGCTGTCCGTCCTGCTGGAGATCGATCCAGAGGCAGTCGCGCAACTGCTCTCCGAGCAGTTCCACGCCAAGGAAAAGCTGGTCGCGCCGAACCTGCACGCCTTCGAGCTCGGCCGGCGCTGGGCGCAGGAGAACCTGCCCTGTCCGATCGGGCTGCGGGTGCGCCGGGCCGGGACGGTGGGCGACCGCATCTTCATCGATGGCAACACCGCGGCGGGGCTCGGCGCGGTCTATGGCGGGGCCACGGTCTGTGCCTGGTACCCGATCACGCCCTCCACCTCGCTGGCCGAGGCGTTCATCCGGTACTGCAACCGCTTCCGCATCGATCCCGCGACCGGCGAGAAGCGCTTCGGCATCCTGCAGGCCGAGGACGAACTGGCCTCCATCGGCATGGTGATCGGGGCCGCCTGGAACGGTGCGCGTGCCTTCACCGCGACCTCCGGGCCGGGCGTCAGCCTGATGCAGGAATTCCTCGGCCTGGCCTATTTCGCCGAGATCCCGGCGGTGATCTTCGACGTGCAGCGGGCCGGCCCCTCCACCGGCATGCCCACCCGTACCCAGCAATGCGACCTGCTCTCGGCGGCCTATGCGAGCCATGGCGACACCAAGCACGTGCTGCTCCTTCCCGAAGACCCGCACGAATGCTTCGAAATGGCGGCCCAGGCCTTCGATCTTGCCGACCGGCTGCAGACGCCGGTGTTCGTCATGCTCGACCTCGACATCGGCATGAACGAGCGCCTGTGCCGGCCCTTCGCCTGGGATGATGCAAAGCGCATGGACCGTGGCAAGGTGATGACGGCTGCCGAGCTGGAAGCCGGCCGCGATTTCGGCCGTTACCTCGACGTGGATGGCGATGGCATCCCGTACCGCACCTATCCCGGCACGCATCCCTCGCGCGGCGGCTTCTTCACCCGCGGCACCAGCCGTGACGAATACGCCCGCTACACCGAGGACGGCGCCCCCTATCTGCGCAACATGGAGCGCCTGCTGCGGAAATTCGCCACCGCCCGCAAACTGGTGCCTGCACCGGTGCGCAACGACGCCGCCACCCCGGCCCGGCTCGGCGCGATCTGCTACGGCTCGACCGGCCCGGCCATGGACGAGGCCGCCGCGCTGCTCGCCGCCGAGGGCGTGGCGCTCGACCGGATGCGCATCCGCGCCTTCCCCTTCCACGACGACGTCGCGGCCTTCATCGCCGCTCATGAACGCGTCTTCGTGATCGAACAGAACCGCGACGGCCAGCTGCGCTCGATGCTGGTCAACGAGCTTGAGATCGACCCGAAGAAACTTGTGCGCGTGCTGCACTACGACGGCACGCCGATCACGGCGCGGCACATCGCCGGGCCGATCGCCGAGCTTGCCGCCGAGATGCGGATCGTGCCCCTGCGCCGCCCCGTGCCGGCCGCCGAATAG
- a CDS encoding FAD-dependent oxidoreductase: MQPTNVGDPDYFHKVVDCQWACPAHTPVPEYIRLIAAGRYADAYMVNWASNVFPGILGRTCDRPCEPACRRGRVEQEPVAICRLKRVAADHKGDIRTRLPVSAAPNGRRVACVGAGPASLTVARDLALAGYQVTVFDGFARAGGMIRSQIPRFRLPEEVIDEEVGYIESLGVELRCGTWVSSLKTLLAEGYDAVFVGSGAPRGRDLDVPGRQEAAANIHIGLDWLASVSFGHVRRIGRRVLVLGGGNTAMDCCRTARRLGGQDVKVVVRSGFAEMKASPWEKEDAMHEDIPILNDLVPKRVLHQDGRLVGMEFEQVRAEHDGVGNRRLLPTGATLQLACDDVLVAIGQENAFPWIERDIGIDFDRRGMPVVDPLTLGSTHPRVFFGGDAAFGPKNIIWAVAHGHQAAISIDLLCHGQDLSQRPPPQATLVSQKMGIHEWSYDNAVSIDLRYKVPQRDKAVALADLSAEVELGYDAALAYKEAQRCLNCDVETVFTARLCIECDACADICPVDCITFTADGDEPELRARLSAPAHNLAQALYVQDGLKTGRVMVKDEDVCLHCGLCAERCPTGAWDMQRFLLDLAQVTPRPVCERVPA; the protein is encoded by the coding sequence TTGCAGCCGACCAATGTCGGCGATCCCGACTATTTTCATAAGGTCGTGGATTGCCAGTGGGCGTGCCCCGCGCATACGCCCGTTCCCGAATATATCCGCCTGATCGCCGCCGGGCGCTACGCCGACGCCTATATGGTGAACTGGGCGTCGAATGTTTTTCCCGGAATACTTGGCCGCACTTGCGACCGGCCCTGTGAGCCCGCCTGCCGGCGTGGCCGCGTGGAGCAGGAACCGGTCGCGATCTGTCGCCTCAAGCGTGTCGCCGCGGACCACAAGGGCGATATCCGCACCCGTCTGCCCGTGTCCGCCGCGCCCAACGGCCGGCGCGTCGCCTGTGTCGGCGCCGGTCCCGCCAGTCTGACCGTGGCGCGCGACCTTGCCCTCGCCGGGTACCAGGTGACGGTGTTCGACGGCTTTGCCCGCGCGGGCGGCATGATCCGCAGCCAGATCCCGCGGTTCCGTCTGCCCGAGGAAGTCATCGACGAGGAAGTCGGCTATATCGAGTCGCTCGGGGTGGAGCTGCGCTGCGGCACCTGGGTCAGCAGCCTGAAGACCTTGCTGGCGGAGGGCTACGATGCCGTGTTCGTCGGTTCCGGCGCGCCGCGCGGCCGCGATCTCGACGTTCCCGGCCGGCAGGAGGCCGCCGCCAACATCCATATCGGTCTCGACTGGCTGGCCTCGGTGTCCTTCGGCCATGTCCGCCGCATCGGCCGGCGGGTGCTGGTGCTGGGGGGCGGCAATACCGCCATGGATTGCTGTCGCACCGCCCGCCGCCTCGGCGGCCAGGACGTGAAGGTGGTGGTGCGCAGCGGCTTCGCCGAGATGAAGGCGTCCCCCTGGGAGAAGGAGGACGCCATGCACGAGGATATTCCCATCCTGAATGACCTCGTGCCGAAGCGCGTCCTGCACCAGGACGGTCGGTTGGTCGGCATGGAATTCGAGCAGGTCCGGGCCGAGCACGACGGGGTGGGCAACCGCCGCCTGCTGCCCACCGGGGCGACGCTGCAACTCGCCTGCGACGACGTGCTGGTGGCGATCGGGCAGGAGAATGCGTTCCCCTGGATCGAGCGCGACATCGGCATTGATTTCGACCGGCGCGGCATGCCGGTGGTCGATCCGCTGACCCTTGGCTCTACCCATCCGCGCGTCTTCTTCGGCGGCGACGCCGCCTTCGGGCCGAAGAACATCATCTGGGCGGTGGCGCATGGCCATCAGGCGGCGATCTCCATCGACCTGCTCTGCCATGGTCAGGACCTGAGCCAACGGCCGCCCCCGCAGGCGACGCTGGTGTCGCAGAAGATGGGCATCCATGAATGGAGCTACGACAACGCCGTCTCCATCGACCTCCGCTATAAGGTGCCGCAACGCGACAAGGCGGTGGCGCTGGCCGATCTCTCCGCCGAGGTGGAGCTCGGCTATGACGCCGCCCTGGCCTACAAGGAAGCCCAGCGCTGCCTGAACTGCGACGTGGAGACGGTGTTCACTGCGCGGCTCTGCATCGAATGCGACGCCTGCGCCGATATCTGTCCGGTCGACTGCATCACCTTCACCGCCGACGGGGACGAACCGGAACTGCGCGCCCGCCTGAGCGCGCCCGCGCATAACCTCGCCCAAGCGCTTTATGTGCAGGACGGCCTGAAGACCGGCCGCGTCATGGTCAAGGACGAGGATGTCTGCCTGCATTGCGGCCTGTGCGCCGAGCGCTGCCCGACCGGGGCGTGGGACATGCAGCGTTTCCTGCTCGATCTGGCACAGGTGACGCCTCGCCCTGTCTGCGAGAGGGTTCCGGCATGA